One window from the genome of Nicotiana sylvestris chromosome 9, ASM39365v2, whole genome shotgun sequence encodes:
- the LOC138878099 gene encoding uncharacterized protein yields the protein MLRTGSPYLGLALTVHLFLILQGLFYNVCPLFPILLTCRMETICIIVAFNGRWTDDYKYLDHQTKLFLAPESIQFEDFVKQIFELIELDSEKFEIVIWFDINLGTSKGMLVSKDLDLHTCIELLKTHSLFKSCRFIVDISERVFASTSNEHANTKTQHDNQERCQQIVEVDMVEAQPLNEEVHQTFDSIQVEGQSIIEIDNEQALGIQVLESAPVIEVVADKTCTQITKRRSNLKQKESPTTILRENASLDQIKVGSVFDKKKSIINCFSNVAIKGHFEFKVVRSSSTRYSLTCNDDRCRWCVRAFRIKDSTLFKIVKLEKKHDCSVNTRKADQRHATSKLISGYIIDNLRDPRFEVTPAFVMAEMQKLHGLDIGYHKAWRAIQHASALIRGSPEENYELLCSYLYMMTSKNPGTYTNIKIDDNNRFLYMFYAYGSSIAGWNHCRPVIAIDATFLKSKYRGVLMISVSKDANNQIFPLAFGIAESENNNSYEWYFSQLRNAIGSRENLIFLSDRHQAIANGIVKVYPESHHGICIYHLEQNLKRRKVKSEVIKLFQSAARVYKRKEFDIYMSDIANVDKKTYDYLMEEPPERWARSSTTLVL from the exons atgttaaggactggcagtccttaTCTTGGTCTTGCACTTACAGTACACCTGTTCTTAATTCTACAAGGATTGTTTTATAACGTATGTCCTTTGTTTCCCATTCTCTTGACTTGTAGGATGGAAACAATATGCATAATAGTTGCTTTTAATGGTAGATGGACTGATGACTATAAATATCTTGATCATCAAACAAAGCTTTTCCTAGCACCTGAGTCAATTCAGTTTGAAGATTTCGTTAAACAGATTTTTGAGCTTATTGAATTGGATAGTGAAAAGTTTGAAATAGTGATATGGTTTGATATTAACCTTGGAacaagcaaaggaatgcttgtaTCCAAAGATTTAGATCTTCACACATGTATAGAGTTGCTAAAAACTCATTCACTCTTCAAGAGCTGTCGTTTCATAGTTGATATTTCGGAAAGAGTTTTTGCATCAACAAGCAATGAACATGCCAACACAAaaactcaacatgacaatcaaGAGCGATGCCAACAGATAGTTGAAGtagatatggttgaagctcaaCCATTAAATGAAGAGGTGCATCAAACATTTGAttctattcaagtagaaggacaaAGCATTATAGAGATTGACAACGAACAAGCTTTGGGTATTCAAGTCTTAGAGAGTGCACCGGTAATCGAAGTAGTTGCTGACAAAACCTGCACTCAAATAACTAAACGAagatcaaatttgaaacaaaaagaatccccaactacgATATTAAGAGAAAATGCTTCTTTGGATCAAATAAAAGTCGGATCAGTATTTGACAAGAAGAAGAgcataattaattgtttttctaaTGTAGCAATCAAAGGACATTTTGAATTCAAAGTTGTTAGATCAAGCTCAACAAGATATTCGTTGACATGCAATGATGATAGGTGTCGTTGGTGTGTGCGtgctttcagaattaaagactcAACATTATTCAAGATAGTAAAGCTTGAGAAAAAGCATGACTGCTCTGTTAACACTAGGAAAGCAGATCAAAGGCATGCTACTTCAAAGTTGATTAGTGGTTACATTATCGATAATCTTCGGGACCCAAGATTTGAAGTTACACCAGCTTTTGTCATGGCAGAGATGCAAAAATTGCATGGACTAGACATTGGATATCACAAGGCGTGGCGTGCTATTCAACATGCTTCCGCTTTAATAAGAGGAAGTCCCGAAGAAAATTATGAATTATTGTgttcatacttgtatatgatGACAAGTAAAAACCCGGGAACTTATACTAACATAAAGATAGACGACAACAACAG gtttctttatatgttttacGCATATGGATCATCGATAGCTGGTTGGAATCATTGTAGACCAGTGATTGCTATTGATGCGACTTTTTTGAAGTCAAAATATCGTGGTGTTTTAATGATTTCAGTTTCAAAAGATGCAAATAACCAAATTTTCCCATTAGCCTTTGGAATAGCAGAATCTGAAAACAACAATTCCTATGAGTGGTACTTTAGTCAGCTTCGCAATGCAATTGGGAGCCGTgagaatttgatttttttatcaGACAGGCATCAAGCTATTGCAAATGGCATTGTAAAGGTATATCCTGAAAGCCATCATGGGATTTGCATCTATCATTTGGAGCAGAACCTAAAGCGAAGAAAGGTGAAAAGTGAGGTCATAAAACTTTTCCAAAGTGCTGCAAGAGTATACAAGCGTAAAGAATTTGACATATACATGTCAGAtattgcaaatgtagataagaaaACTTATGACTACTTGATGGAAGAACCACCGGAAAGATGGGCACGTTCTT CTACAACATTGGTtttatga
- the LOC104226597 gene encoding uncharacterized protein: MATVEEPILSRLDRLDNILKKLEEVRGGDHSPKTSTASSETLTSDGQASSLDFSPRSMEKHCRPIDDVITETEHKGTLIERLVNVENRVLNMCLQLEAELEIMKKKREENLVSEEKKEENVAVEEKNKSPYKKGLKSFVKSCVKGKGIGKHKHNKE; the protein is encoded by the exons ATGGCAACTGTGGAAGAACCAATACTCTCTAGACTAGACAGACTTGACAATATT CTCAAGAAATTGGAGGAAGTTAGAGGAGGTGACCATTCCCCGAAGACTTCAACAGCGTCAAGCGAGACACTAACGAGCGACGGGCAAGCTTCGTCCCTCGATTTCTCACCAAGAAGCATGGAGAAGCATTGCCGGCCCATAGACGACGTGATTACAGAGACAGAGCACAAGGGGACACTCATCGAGAGGCTGGTGAATGTAGAAAACAGGGTGTTGAATATGTGTTTGCAGTTAGAAGCAGAGTTGGAGAttatgaagaagaaaagagaagagaatcttGTTTCAGaggagaaaaaagaggaaaatgttGCTGTAGAGGAGAAGAACAAGTCACCTTATAAGAAGGGTCTCAAAAGCTTTGTTAAATCTTGTGTTAAGGGGAAAGGAATAGGGAAACATAAACATAACAAGGAGTGA
- the LOC104223487 gene encoding uncharacterized protein, translating into MDIDATLTMEGEGNVEEELGRGKRNKKLSWQLKSPFDKEGKAVSSKADNQNTLKSSGWIKSTYTRRCIFHYAKEDEKLVKKFIVWLGKEKRRGRKKEGQIDLYADDNSLRKKPYKLYHQKISSKMFFLELSDSKFVLDDKHIDIALYYLRKKECYHPRDHPFRCTTTDVLFDNYMELVYKDFSEDASDEFWCAGDNQLFLTPYVWGDNRRCGIAWTEVDKIFFPCRLPSEDDEAVTHFLLGVLDLNQKKIDVYDSIYSEPYEAGMNYMQMYARMIPHLLKFSQFDKNHKSFGNVFNKFDIQWQRSPHQTGSTDCGAFLIKFAELLMIGKDVQQFQPEDIKDFRKELAANLWAHGEWKRNSGYDTPPENVGDDYESENETFCPKEL; encoded by the exons ATGGACATTGATGCGACTTTGACTATGGAGGGTGAAGGAAATGTTGAAGAAGAACTTGGTCGAGGTAAAaggaacaagaagttaagctggcAGTTGAAATCTCCTTTTGATAAGGAAGGAAAAGCAGTAAGTTCCAAGGCAGACAATCAAAATACTCTGAAGAGTTCAGGTTGGATAAAATCAACCTATACTCGTAGGTGTATTTTTCATTATGCCAAAGAAGATGAAAAATTAGTGAAGAAATTCATTGTGTGGTTGGGCAAGGAGAAAAGGAGAGGTCGCAAAAAAGA gggACAAATTGATTTATATGCTGATGATAAtagtttgaggaaaaaaccatacaaattgtatcatcaaaaaatcagtagcaaaatgtttttccttgagctttcagatagcaaatttgttcttgatgataAG CATATTGACATTGCTCTCTATTATCTGAGAAAGAAGGAATGCTACCACCCTCGCGATCATCCTTTTCGATGCACAACTACTGATGTTCTTTTTGATAATTATATGGAACTTGTGTATAAAGATTTCAGTGAAGATGCTAGTGATGAGTTTTGGTGTGCTGGTGATAATCAGTTATTTCTGACACCATATGTGTGGGGGGACAACCGTAGATGTGGAATTGCATGGACTGAGGTTGACAAAATCTTTTTTCCATGTCGGCTTCCTTCAGAAGATGATGAAGCTGTGACACACTTTTTGTTGGGAGTATTGGACTTGAATCAAAAAAAGATTGATGTATATGATTCCATATACAGTGAGCCATATGAAGCAGGAATGAACTACATGCAAATGTATGCACGCATGATCCCCCATTTGCTAAAGTTCTCACAGTTTGACAAAAATCACAAGTCTTTTGGGAATGTCTTCAACAAATTTGATATACAGTGGCAAAGATCACCACACCAAACTGGATC GACTGATTGTGGTGCATTCCTGATCAAATTTGCCGAGTTGCTGATGATTGGAAAGGACGTGCAGCAATTCCAACCCGAAGACATAAAAGACTTTCGAAAAGAACTTGCTGCAAATCTTTGGGCACATGGTGAATGGAAAAGAAATTCTGGTTATGATACTCCACCAGAAAATGTTGGTGATGATTATGAGAGTGAAAATGAAACATTCTGTCCAAAGGAGTTGTAA
- the LOC104226598 gene encoding chaperonin-like RbcX protein 2, chloroplastic: protein MVGTIYGTGRSLPETHSSPCLCLNPILNSGSFNFKTNGELSLGLWRSLKRRKQLNLSSSFLEAWCDWKLSAKMISLAVNRVSRKRQKLGKFTVVGGLEVEDDDSGEDVKNEIINVITYKAVRTVLQQLYEMNPPQYTWFYNFIVNHVPNTGKDFLQQLFKEKRELAERVMITRLNLYSIWMQKCDHAELYNRISDQNVELMRERLAQTVIWLSEDDEIAGSLD, encoded by the exons ATGGTGGGAACTATATATGGGACTGGAAGGTCATTGCCTGAAACTCACTCTTCTCCATGTTTATGCTTGAATCCTATTCTTAACTCAGGCAGCTTTAATTTCAAGACTAATGGGGAATTATCATTGGGTTTGTGGAGAAGCTTAAAGAGGAGGAAACAGTTGAATTTAAGCAGCAGTTTTTTGGAAGCATGGTGTGATTGGAAATTATCTGCAAAGATGATATCTTTGGCTGTAAATAGGGTTTCAAGAAAGAGACAGAAGCTTGGGAAATTCACCGTTGTTGGTGGGTTGGAAGTGGAGGATGATGATTCAGGCGAAGATGTTAAAAAT GAAATAATCAATGTTATCACTTACAAAGCTGTACGGACTGTTCTTCAACAACTCTATGAAATGAACCCGCCACAGTACACATGGTTTTACAA TTTTATAGTAAACCACGTGCCTAACACCGGGAAAGATTtccttcaacaacttttcaag GAAAAGCGGGAACTTGCTGAGAGGGTGATGATAACGCGTCTTAACCTTTACAGCATATGGATGCAG AAATGTGATCATGCTGAATTATACAATAGAATATCTGATCAGAACGTGGAACTGATGCGTGAACGCCTCGCTCAAACTGTTATATGGCTATCTGAAGATGATGAGATTGCTGGAAGTTTGGATTGA